The genomic DNA TCCTAGGGCTGTTATCGCGGGGATGTGCCGGCGGGGCACGATCAAGACGTGCACGGGCGCCTGTGGGTTGATGTCTCGAAACGCCACGACCTCCTCGTCCTGGTACACGATATCGGCCGGCGCCTCACGACGCACAATCCGGCAGAACACGCAACGAGCATCGCTCAATTCGTCACCTCTATCACCTTGCCCCACAGGGCATCTCCCTCTAGCTGATCCAACCGAACCGGGGTGATCCGGTTGTGCAGGCCCACATCTGCTGGCATCATCGTCAACACGCGCAGATAGTTATCCGTCAGGCCAGTCCACACGCGCTGATCAGTTCCTAACAAGGGCTGTCCATCCCCTTCCCAGAGCACTGGCCGAACCTGTCCCAACTGGGCACGGCGCACCTCGCGCCCACTGCGGGCATCTAGATCGCGCATGACTGCGCTGCGCTCACGTTTAACCGCCTCAGGGACCTGTCCTTTCATGCGTGCGGCCGCCGTGCCAGGCCTGGGTGAATACGGGAAGACGTGAAGATGGGCAAACCGCATGGATTCCACGAACCGCAGGCTCTGCTGAAACTCTTCATCGGTCTCGCCAGGAAAGCCCACGATGATATCCGTAGTGATGGTCAGATGGGGGATACGCTCGCGGGCGCATTCCACTAAACGAGCGTAGCTTGCGGTGGTGTAGCGACGGGCCATACGGCGCAGGGTAGCGTCGCACCCGGATTGCAAGGGCAGGTGTAGATGCGGGCACAAGCGGCCTTCGCTTTCCCGCCATAGATCGAAGAAATCCGGACCCAGGTCCCATGGCTCCAGCGAGGAAAGCCGCAGGCGAGGCAGACGAGTCTGGCGCAAGATCGCTCGCACCAGGGACGCTAAGTTGGTGCCCAGATCGCGCCCATAGGCGCCTAAATGCACGCCGGTGAGCACTGCCTCTTGATATCCCTCGGCGACCAGGGCGTTGATCTCGTTCACCACCGCAGCGAGAGGCCGGCTGCGTTCCTCGCCGCGGGCGACTGTGACGATACAGAATGTGCAACGATTGTTGCAGCCGTCTTGCACTTTGACGAAAGCGCGGGTCCGCGTAGCAGCAAAAGGCGGACAATCCGGTCGGAACACCTCATCTGCCGGTCGATGGGGGAGTTCCTCCGCCCATAGAGCCAGCAGGTCGGCCAGCCGCTCTTTTTCGCGATTGTCCACGACCAAGCGCACTTGTGGCAGCCGCTGAACGGTGGTCGGTGCCAAGGTGGCATAACAGCCGGTGATAGCTAGGCGCGCATGAGGATTAGCCCGAGCCAGGGCGCGCGCCAGCGCGCGCGATTTCGCTTCAGCCGTCGTGGTCACTGCGCATGTGTTCAACACGCAGACATCCGCATCGCTAGGCGCCTGCACCACGTGAAGGCCGCGGGCCGAGAGCTCACGCGCCAACCGTTCCATCTCGCTAAAGTTCAAGCGACACCCCAACGTCTCCAGATATATCCGCATATCTCTCAGTACATGATCTCCCCTTCAAGGGTGGGCTCCTCTTTCATCGCACTCGACGGGGGAGGATCAAACCCGCCCTTGTTTTCATTATATCTCTATTCACTTGAACGCAAAAGCGCGCGACCTAGGCTTCAGCGTTTGGGGACCTCGCGAATTCTGCGTATACTGTCAGTGGAAGCACACTTCCCCCTGAGATCTCTGCTAACGGTGGTGTGACATGACGAAAGTTCAAGATCCCTTTGGCACGCGCGCGACATTAGAGACGGGCCATGGTCCGCTGGCTTTTTATCGCCTATCAAGGCTGGAAGAGCTGGGCATCGCCCAGCTCTCGCGCTTGCCGTTTTCCATTAAAGTATTGCTTGAAGCCGCCCTCCGCCAGTGCGACGAGTTTACCATCACCCAGGAAGATGTAATGGCTCTGGCTCGCTGGAGTCCATCACCAGCAGCCGCGCGTGAGATCCCCTTCAAGCCGGCTCGCGTGATTCTGCAGGACTTCAGTGGTGTGCCAGCTATAGTCGATCTGGCGGCGCTGCGTTCAGCCATGCAGCGACTGGGCGGGGACCCCAGCCGGATCAACCCGCTGGTGCCGGTGGATCTGGTGATTGACCACTCGGTCCAAGTAGATTACTTCGGCTCGGCTTATGCCCTGCTCTATAACGCCCAACGCGAGTTTGAACGCAACCGAGAACGATACGAGTTCCTGCGTTGGGGCCAGCAAGCTTTAGCCAACTTCCGCGTGGTCCCCCCGGCTACCGGCATCGTTCATCAGGTCAATCTGGAGTACCTGGCCACGGTAGTGCAAACCCGTTCACAGGACGGGGAAACGGTTGCCTTTCCGGATTCGTTGGTCGGCACCGACTCGCACACGACGATGATCAATGGCTTGGGTGTGCTGGGCTGGGGCGTCGGCGGCATCGAGGCCGAGGCAGTAATGCTGGGACAGCCTATTTACATGCTCATGCCAGAGGTGGTGGGATTTAAGCTGTATGGCGAGCTGCCGGAAGGGGCTACCGCTACCGACTTGGTGCTGACTGTAACGCAGATGCTGCGCCGAAAGGGAGTGGTGGACAAATTTGTAGAGTTCTACGGCCCTGGTTTGAAGCACCTCAGCCTCCCTGACCGCGCGACCATCGCCAACATGGCTCCGGAATACGGCGCAACTGTGGGCTTCTTCCCGGTGGACGAGGAGACACTGCG from Anaerolineae bacterium includes the following:
- the mtaB gene encoding tRNA (N(6)-L-threonylcarbamoyladenosine(37)-C(2))-methylthiotransferase MtaB: MRIYLETLGCRLNFSEMERLARELSARGLHVVQAPSDADVCVLNTCAVTTTAEAKSRALARALARANPHARLAITGCYATLAPTTVQRLPQVRLVVDNREKERLADLLALWAEELPHRPADEVFRPDCPPFAATRTRAFVKVQDGCNNRCTFCIVTVARGEERSRPLAAVVNEINALVAEGYQEAVLTGVHLGAYGRDLGTNLASLVRAILRQTRLPRLRLSSLEPWDLGPDFFDLWRESEGRLCPHLHLPLQSGCDATLRRMARRYTTASYARLVECARERIPHLTITTDIIVGFPGETDEEFQQSLRFVESMRFAHLHVFPYSPRPGTAAARMKGQVPEAVKRERSAVMRDLDARSGREVRRAQLGQVRPVLWEGDGQPLLGTDQRVWTGLTDNYLRVLTMMPADVGLHNRITPVRLDQLEGDALWGKVIEVTN